Genomic segment of Ralstonia pickettii:
CAACACGGCTGCTGCCGCACCGGTACGGGGCAAGGGGCAGGTAAGTCGTGCCAAATGATGCCGCGAACACGAAACGAAGTTCGTGGCCCGCTGGGTTCGCACAATGCGATGCGGCAAACTTACGCCCAATCGGCGATATATAAGAATGTAACCTTTCAGGCGCCTTTCGGCATCCCATTCGATCAGAGGGTTGACTCAGCTTTGCGGCACAGCGCAGCTTGACGCGGCGTTGGCGGCAATCTCGCGCGCCGCCTTGGCGCCTTCGACCTGCAGGATGGTCGGCAGCGACACGCCGTTCTTGGCAGCCGTGACTTCGGCCAGGATCGAGATGGCGATTTCCGGCGGCGTGCGGCTGCCGATGTAGATGCCGACCGGCCCATGCAGGCGCGCCAGCTCGGCATCACTCAGGTCGAATTCCTTGAGGCGCTCGCGGCGGTTGGCGTTGTTGCGGCGGCTGCCGAGCGCGCCGACGTAGAACGCGGGCGTCTTGAGCGCTTCCATGAGTGCGAGGTCGTCGAGCTTGGGGTCGTGGGTGAGCGCGATGACGGCGCAGCGCTCGTCGAGCTTCATGGCCATCACCGTGTCGTCGGGCATGGTGCGGACCATGGCCACGCCGGGAATCGACCACTCCTCGCTGTATTCCTCGCGCGGGTCGCAGACGGTGATCTGGTAATCCAGGCCCACGGCGATCTGGCACAGGTAGCGCGAAAGCTGTCCCGCACCAATGACGAGCATCCGGTAGCGCGGCCCGTGAATCGTCACGAGGCGCGCTTCGTCGAACTGAAGGCCGTCGGTGACGGTGGCGTGCTGCAGCGTTGCGGCGCCGGTCGCCATGTCAAGCGTGCGGGCGACGAGCTGACCGGCTTCCACGGCGCGCAGCAGGGCGTCGATTCCGCTGGAAGCGTTTAGCGGCTCCAGCACGAGTTGCAGCGTGCCACCGCAAGGCAGCCCAAAACGATGCGCTTCTTCAGCGCTGATGCCGTATTTGACGGCTTCGGGCTTGGTGTAATGCAGGCCTTCGCGGCGCACGCGGTCGATGAGGTCGTCTTCAATGCAGCCGCCCGAGACCGAGCCGATGACGACGCCGTCATCGCGCAGCGCAAGCATCGCACCCTCGGGCCGCGGCGACGAACCCCACGTTTTGACCACCGTGACGAGCAGCACGCGCCGCCCCTGTTCCAACCAGCGCACGCTGGTTTTCAAGACTTCAAGATCGACGCTGTCCATGATGCGTTGGCTGCGCTTTCGCGCGCTTCAGTGATGTGTTGCGGGGAATGGACCGATTATGCCCCGTGGTGCAAAAACAGGTAGGCGGCTGCCACGGCCACCACCGCAACGATGATCCACGGCCATGGATTACGCGGCTGGAGCGCGGGGCTGACGTCGGGTGCGTGGCCGGGCGGTGCGCCGTGGGCCTGCAACTGGCCAGCGGCCAAGTCCGGAATTGCCTGTGTGGCCGGCATGTCGTCGACCGGAGTGGCATGTCCGTCGACGCCAGCCGAATCTGTGGGGCCGAATTCTGCCGCGAAACGCTGGAAGAACTCGTCCGCCAGTTTGCGAGCGGCGCCGTCGACAAGCCGTGAGCCGATTTGCGCAAGCTTGCCGCCCACCTGCGCCGTTGCGGTGTAAGAGAGCCGCGTGACCGTGGGGCCTTCTGGCGTGAGCTGCACCTGGGCGCTGCCCTTGCCGAAGCCGGCCGCGCCGCCCTGGCCGTCGAAATGCAGCGTGTAGCTGCGCGGCGGCGCCACGTCGGCCAGTTCCATGCGCCCCTTGAAACGCGCCTTGACGGGCCCGACGGCGGCGGTCATCGCAATGTCGTAGGCGGGGTTGGCGCCTGCCTCGGCAGCGGTGATGCTCTCGCAGCCGGGAATGCAGCGTTGCAGCACGGCCGGGTCGTTCAGCGCATCCCAGGCGGTCTGCAGGGGCACGGGCAGGAGATGGGTCTGGGTCAGTTCCATGGGGTGGTCGAGGGGGCGGGGGGGCGCCCGGCACCGCCCGTGTCGCGGACGCGGCGCGCCGCGTCCGCGACACGGGCGGTGCCGGGCGCCCCCCCGCCCCCTCGACCACCCCATGGAACTGACCCAGACCCATCTCCTGCCCGTGCCCCTGCAGACCGCCTGGGATGCGCTGAACGACCCGGCCGTGCTGCAACGCTGCATTCCCGGCTGCGAGAGCATCACCGCTGCCGAGGCAGGCGCCAACCCCGCCTACGACATTGCGATGACCGCCGCCGTCGGGCCCGTCAAGGCGCGTTTCAAGGGGCGCATGGAACTGGCCGACGTGGCGCCGCCGCGCAGCTACACGCTGCATTTCGACGGCCAGGGCGGCGCCACGTCGGCCAGTTCCATGCGCCCCTTGAAACGCGCCTTGACGGGCCCGACGGCGTGCGCACGGGCACGGCGTTGGTGCCCGAAGCGGTATCCGCTGTGATCGACACCATCCAGATGGGCGTGCCGATTGCGCGCGTGGAGTTTGTCGACGCACTGGCCATCCGCGCGATCAACCAATACGACAAGCTCACGCTGCCCGAATTGCCGACGTTGTTCTTCGAATTTCACGGCTCGGAGCACGGCGTGCAGGAGCAGGCCGAGACCGTTCAGCAGATCGCTGCTGAACATAAAGGCCAAGGCTTCGAATGGGCAACACGCCCCGAAGACCGCAGCCGCCTGTGGAACGCCCGACACAACGCGTACTTCGCGTTCCTGCAGCTCAAGCCGGGCTGCCGCGCCGTCACCACCGACGTGTGCGTGCCGATCTCGCGCCTGGCTGAATGCGTGGTCGAGACCGAGAAGGACCTGCTCGCCAGCGCGCTGCAACTGCCCGCCCCCATCGTCGGCCACGTGGGCGACGGCAACTTCCACGTTGCGCTGCTGATCGACCCGAACAAGCCGGAAGAACTGGAAGAGGCCGAGCGCATCAACCAGCGCATCGTCGCCCGTGCAATTGCCATGGACGGTACCTGCACGGGCGACGATGCGCTGGTTGATGCGCTCGGCCTCTTCCAGTTCTTCCGGCTTGTTCGGGTCGATCAGCAGCGCAACGTGGAAGTTGCCGTCGCCCACGTGGCCGACGATGGGGGCGGGCAGTTGCAGCGCGCTGGCGAGCAGGTCCTTCTCGGTCTCGACCACGCATTCAGCCAGGCGCGAGATCGGCACGCACACGTCGGTGGTGACGGCGCGGCAGCCCGGCTTGAGCTGCAGGAACGCGAAGTACGCGTTGTGTCGGGCGTTCCACAGGCGGCTGCGGTCTTCGGGGCGTGTTGCCCATTCGAAGCCTTGGCCTTTATGTTCAGCAGCGATCTGCTGAACGGTCTCGGCCTGCTCCTGCACGCCGTGCTCCGAGCCGTGAAATTCGAAGAACAACGTCGGCAATTCGGGCAGCGTGAGCTTGTCGTATTGGTTGATCGCGCGGATGGCCAGTGCGTCGACAAACTCCACGCGCGCAATCGGCACGCCCATCTGGATGGTGTCGATCACAGCGGATACCGCTTCGGGCACCAACGCCGTGCCCGTGCGCACGAAGAGGTCTTCGCCCCACAGCTCTTCCAGATTCTTGATGCGGTGCGATACCGCGCTGGGCGTGACGGACAGCTCTTCGGCCGCGCGCGCTGCTTGCTGAATTCCGGCCGTGCCAGTTCGTGCTCCAGCGCAGCGAGGCTGTCGAAATGGTGCGCCGGCACCATCACGTCGACATGCGGCAGGATGGCCCGCACGCCACGTGCCCGCGGCTCAAAGCCGGCAAAGCGCAATAGCGGGTTGAGCCAGACGATGCGATGGGCGAAGCGCGCCAGACGCGCCATTTCGGTGTCGAGCACGTCGATGTGCTCGTGGTCGAGCCCATCCGTCACGAGCAGGACGGTGGCACGGCCGGACAACGTGCGGCGCGCCCATTGGCGGTTGAACTCCGCCAATGCTGCACCGATGCGCGTGCCGCCCGACCAGTCGGGCACAAGCTGCGCGATGGCCTGCACGGCGACATCCGGATCACGCTCGCGCAACTGCCGGGAGACATTCGTCAGCCGCGTGCCAAACAGGAAAGCCTGGATGCGCTCCCGCGACTGCACCAGCGCATGGCAGTAGTACAGCACGGCGCGTGAATAGCGGCTCATCGAGCCGGAGATGTCGAGCAGCAGCACCAACGGCGGTGTGCGGTCGACGGGCTGGCGGTATTTCCAGCCGGTCCACTCGCCGCCGGCGCGCACAGCCTGGCGGGCGGTGGCACGCAGGTCCGGATGGCGCCCGCGCGAGGCCGCTTTGAGCCGCCGCGTGCGCTCCTGCGCCAGATGCACGCGCCGGCGGCGGATCATGTGTTGCAGCGTGCGCCATTCCGCCGCATTGAGCGTGTCGAAGTCACGCGTGCGCAAGGCCTCGTTGGCGGAAAAGGCGAGCGGCGCCACGATGTCATGGCGTTCGCCATCGGGCGTGGGGCCCGGGGGCAGATGTGTCGAAGGCTGCGCGCGCAAGGCATCGGCCAGGCGGTTGCTGCGTGCCGCCGGAATGCCGCCACGCACCTTGGGCAGCAGCAGGGCGCGCAGCTTGCCCTCCCAATCCGGATCCCGCCAGAACACGTTGAAGGCCGCGTCGAACAGCGGGCGCTCGTCGGGGTGCGAGACGAGCAGGGCGGACAGCGCGGCTTTTACCTCGTCGCGGCGGCCGATGTCGATATGGCTCAGGGCTTCGATGGCGTCCACCGCGCGGGAGGGCGCCAGCGGCATGCCTGCGTTGCGCAGCAGCCGCACGAAATGCGTCACGTTGCGCGCCAGCATCGGACACTGCGTTGGTTCGGTCGCTTGCATGCCTTACTCCGGCAGCGCGGGGGCGGCCAGCAGTTGCTCGATGGTCGGCATATCGACGCGGGCCAGGTCGTCCTGGTACTTGAGCAGTACGCCCAGCGTGTCTTGCACGGACTGGGGATCAAGCTCCGTCACGTTCAGCGCCGCCAATGCGCGGCACCAGTCGATGGCTTCGGCAATGCCCGGGGCCTTGAACAGGTCGATACCGCGCAGACGGTGCACAAAATCGACCGCGCGCTGTTGCAGGCGGGCAGCCGTCTCGGGCGCGCGCTGCGCCACGATCTGCAGCTCCCGTGCCTTGTCGGGGTAGCCAATCCATTGATACAGGCAGCGCCGCTTGAGCGCGTCGTGCACCTCGCGTGTGCGGTTGGACGTCATGATGACCAGCGGAATCACCTGCGCGCGCACCGTGCCGAATTCGGGAATCGACACCTGGAAGTCGGACAGCAGCTCCAGTAAAAACGCCTCGAACGGTTCGTCGGCGCGGTCGATCTCGTCGATCAGCAGCACGCGTGGTGTCTCGGCATGGAGTGGGTCGGGCAGCAACGCCTGCAGTAGGGGGCGCTTGAGGAGGAATTCGTCGCGGTAGAGGGTGTCGGCGCGGGGTTTTTCGCCGGCGGCCTCGGCCAGGCGCAGTGCCATGATCTGGCGCGGGTAGTCCCATTCATAGAGCGCGCTGGCGGTATCGAGCCCCTCGTAACATTGCAGCCGCAGCAGCGACGTGCCGAGCAGGCCAGCCGCCGCCTTCGCCAACTCGGTCTTGCCCACGCCGGGCTCGCCTTCCAGAAACAGCGGCCGCTGCATGCGCAACGCGAGGAACAGGGCCGTGGCCAGCTCACGGCTGGCGAAATAGCCCTGACCTTGCAGTTGCGCGATGCAGTCGTCGATGGAATCGACTGGCATGCCGTTCCTTGGGCGTGCGCTCAATGGTGGTGCGCCAATGCCTGTTCGACCGCGCGCGCCGCCAATACCGGAATGAGGTGCGCCCGGTATTCCGGCGGGGCATGCAGATCGCCCACCAGATCGTCGGCCGGCACCACCACCTTGCGTGCGGCTTCCGATGTAAAGCTGGCTGCCAGCGCCTGCTCCAGGGGCGTGCAACGGAACACGGACGGCGCCGCGCCCGTCACCGCCACACGCACGTTGTTGCCCTTGCGGCTGATGAACACGCCCACCAGCGCAAAGCGCGACGCCGGATTGCGGAATTTCACGTAGGCCGCCTGGTCCGGCACGGGAAACTGCACCTCGGTGATGAGTTCGTCCGCAGCCAGCGCGGTTTCATACATGCCGAGGAAAAAGTCGTCCGCCGCGATGTTGCGCCGTTCGGTGACGACGGTGGCGTTCAGCCCGAGCACGGCGGCCGGGTAGCACGCCGCCGGGTCGTTGTTGGCGAGCGAGCCGCCGAGCGTGCCCATCGCGCGCACCTGGCGGTCGCCGATACCGCCGGCCAGTTCCCCGAGCGCGGGCAGCATGCGGGCGATGTCGGCGCTGTCCGCCACATCGGCATGGCGTGTGGCAGCGCCCACCGTAATCACGCCGGGCTGCGTGCGAATGCCCGACATGCCCGGAATGCGCGTGACATCGACCAGCGTCGACGGCTGCGCCAACCGCAGTTTCATCGCAGCCAGCAGGCTCTGGCCGCCGCCGAGGTATTTGGCGTCGGCGTGCGTCTTCAGGGCGGTCACGGCGGTCTGGGCGTCGGTGGCTTTCTGGTACTCGAAGTCGTACATGGTTCGCTCCTCTGCCTAGGCCTTGGCCGCTTGAATGGTTTGCCAGACGCGATGGGGCGTCGCCGGCATCTGGATGTCTTTCACGCCCAGCGGCGCAAGTGCGTCGACGATGGCGTTGATCAGTGCCGGCGGGGAGCCGATCGCGCCGGCCTCACCGCAGCCTTTGACGCCCAGTGGGTTGTGCGTGCACGGCGTGCCCTTGGCGGTTTCCACCGTAAAGCTGGGAAGATCGTTCGCGCGCGGCATGGCGTAGTCCATGTACGAGCCGGTCAGCAGCTGGCCGTTTTCGTCGTACACGCACGCTTCCAGCAGCGCCTGGCCGATTCCCTGGCCAAGCCCGCCGTGGACCTGGCCCTCGACGATCATCGGATTGATGATGTTGCCGAAGTCATCCACGGCGACAAAACGGTCGATGTGCACCTCGCCGGTGTCGGGGTCGACTTCCACCTCGCAGATGTACGCGCCGGCCGGGTAGGTGAAGTTGGTCGGATCGTAGAAGGCGTTTTCGTCCAGCCCAGGTTCGAGCTTGTCGAGCGGATAGTTGTGCGGCACGTACGCCGTCAGCGCGACTTCGCCGAACGTCTTGGTGCGATCCGTGCCGGCCACGCGGAAGACGCCATCCTTGAACTCGATGTCCTCCGCCGAGGCTTCCAGCAAATGCGCGGCGATCTTCTTGGCCTTGGCCTCGATCTTGTCGAGCGCCTTCATGATGGCCGAGCCGCCCACGGCAATCGAGCGCGAGCCGTACGTGCCCATGCCGAACGGGATGCGGCCGGTGTCGCCGTGCACGATTTCGATGTTGTCGATCGGCACGCCCAGACGATCGGCCACCACTTGCGCGAACGTCGTCTCGTGGCCCTGGCCGTGGCTGTGCGAGCCGGTGAAGACCGTGACGGAGCCTGTCGGGTGGACGCGAATTTCGCCGGCTTCAAACAGCCCGGCCCGCGCGCCCAGCGCTCCGGCGATGTTCGACGGTGCCAGCCCGCACGCCTCGATGTAGCAGGAGTAGCCCATGCCGCGCAGCCGCCCTTTGGCGCGGGAGGCATCGCGTCGGGCGGCAAAGCCCTTCACGTCGGCCAGCTCGATGGCGCGGTCCAGGCAGGGTTCGTAGTCGCCCGTGTCGTACGTCAGCCCCACCGGCGTTGCATACGGGAACGTGCGGATGAAGTTGCGGCGGCGCAGCTCAGCCGGGTCGATCTGCAGTTCGTGCGCGGCGGTTTCAACGAGGCGCTCGACCACATACGTCGCCTCGGGCCGGCCGGCACCGCGATACGCATCGACGGGCGCGGTGTTCGTGAACACCGCTTTCACTTCGGCATAAATGGCCGGCGTTTTGTACTGGCCGGCGAGCAACGTCGCATACAGGATGGTCGGCACGCTGCTGGCAAACGTCGACAGATAGGCGCCCATGTTGGCCGTCGTATGCACGCGCATGGCGAGGAAATTGCCCTGCGCATCGAGCGCCAGTTCCGCATGCGTGACGTGGTCGCGGCCATGCGCGTCGGTCAGGAAGGATTCGGAGCGCTCGGCGGTCCACTTGATCGGCCGGCCAACTTTTTTCGATGCCCACGTCAGCGCCACATCTTCCGGGTACAGGAAGATTTTCGAGCCGAACCCGCCGCCCACATCCGGCGCAATCACGCGCACCTTGGCTTCGGTCAGGCCCAGCACGAATGCCGACATCAGCAGGCGTTCGACGTGCGGGTTCTGGTTGGCAACGTAGAGCGTGTAGCTGTCGTCCTGGCGCGAATAGCTGGCGTTGACGGCGCGTGGCTCAATCGCATTCGGGATCAACCGGTTGTTGACGATATCGAGGCGCGTCACGTGCGCGGCCCTGGCAAACGCCGCGTCAGTGGCGGCCTTGTCGCCGTGGCCCCAGGTGTAGCAGGTGTTGTTCGGTACGTCGTCGTGGACAGCGGTGCCGGCAGTATCTGCGGTGGCGGTGTCCACCACGGCGGGCAGTTCGTCGTATTCGACGTCGATCATCTCGACGGCGTCCTTGGCGATCTTCACCGATTCCGCCACCACCAGCGCAACCTGGTCGCCCACATGGCGCACCTTGCCTTGCGCGAGCACGGGGTGGGGCGGCTCCTTCATCGGTGTGCCGTCAATGCTGTGGATGAGCCAGCCGCACGGCAGGCCATTGACCTTGTCGGCAGCCAGGTCGTCGCCCGTCAGCACGGCCAGCACGCCCGGATGGTTGCGTGCGGCATCCGTGTTGATGTGCTTGATACGGGCATGCGCATACGGCGAGCGCAGGAACACCGCGTAGGACTGGTGCGCCTGCACGACGTCGTCCGTGTATTGCCCGGCGCCCGTCAGGAAGCGGAAGTCTTCCTTACGTTTGACGGACGCGCCAATCAGGTGGTTGTTGGGTTCTGCGGGAGCGTTCATGGTGGTCTCCTCGCTGGGGTCAGGCGGCGTGGGCCCGCGCCGCGGCCAGGCTTTGCAGCGAGGCATCGTCGCCCTGGGCTTCGGCCATGGCTTCGGCACCGTGCATCACAGCACGCACGATGTTGTGATAACCCGTGCAGCGGCAAAGATTGCCGTCGAGCTGCTCGCGCACCGTGTGTTCATCTGGATGCGGGTGCTGCGCAACCAGTGCCGTCGCCGCCATCACCATGCCGGGCGTGCAGAAGCCGCATTGCAGGCCGTGGCATTGACGAAAGGCTTCCTGCATCGGGTGCAGTGCACCATCTTTCGACAGGCCTTCAATGGTTGTCACCTCGGCGCCGTCAGCCTGTACGGCCAGGATGTTGCAGGACTTCACCGCCCGCCCGTTCATATGCACGGTGCAGGCACCGCATTGCGCCGTATCGCAGCCGACGTGCGTGCCGGTCAGGCGCAGGTGCTCGCGCAGCAATTGAACTAGCAGGGTATGGGGTTCGACACTGACGGTGACAGGCGCACCGTTGACCGACAGCTTGAGGCTGATCGCCATGGGAGTCTCCTTGGGGGATGGGCGCCGGGTGCCACGCTGTGCGTCTTCCTGGCTGCGAAGATGCACGCGTGGTCTCGATATGGGTGGTCGCGGCTCTACTCAGTAAAGCACAGGCGAACGAGAAGACAACTGCGGCGCGGTGAGCCGGTCGGGGGAGACAGGGCGATGCTGCGGCATGAAACAACCCAGACAAATGCCGCAGACATGACAAAGGGCCGGAATCCGGCCCTCGATTGGCACCAGGCGGTCATGACCTGGCGGGTGTGGCGGCGGGTGTGATGACACACGGCCGGCGCACGGTGCTACTGAGACTTCGGGTACTGCATACAGCTAACTCGGGCACACGCCCATCAACAATAGCGCGGCGGGTTAGGCCTTGGCGGTGCGGTGCGTGCCGAACAGGTTCGCGATTGCCGAGAAGAACTGGGCGAACGAGAACGATTGGCCGCTCGGACGGCGATAGTAGTAGATACCTTCGGACATTTCGCGCTCGATCAGTTCGCGTTCGAGTTGATCGGTCAGCTTCAGGTCGTTCGTGTTTTGCATGATTGGCCTCTTAGGGAAATCCCGGTTAGGGAATACCCTGACTATACACCAGATGATGCAATGCACCATACGTAGGCTTACCTATGCACCTTTTCTGCGCGGCTGACCGTTGCTCAGCCACCACGCTCGTGTTGCACCGCACCAACGTGGTGCGGTCATCGCTTTAGCGGCCAGATTTGCGCGTCACTTCACGGGAATCGGCTGGCTGGCCGGGATCGGCACGGCCGTCACGCTGTTCTTCGGGCTCCCCGAAATGACCTTGTCCGAATACGTCAGATAGACCAGCACATTGCGTTTGCGGTCCACCGTGCGCACCACGTGCAGCGTCTTGAAAACGAGCGACAGGCGCTGCGTGAACATGTCGTCCTGCTGCGGCAGCGGCTTGACGAAGCTGATCTGGCCGACCTGCCGGCAGGCCACGGCGGCTTCGCTCACGTCTTCGGCCACCCCCAGCGAGCCCTTGATGCCGCCCGTGCGCGCTCGCGAGACATAGCACGTCACGCCTTGCACGAGCGGATCGTCAAAGGCTTCGATGACGATCTTGTCGGAGCCCGTAATACGGAAATTGGTGCTGACGCTGCCGATGTCCTCGGCACGGGAGCATCCAACGGTGCTCAGAGCGAGCGCGGCAATCAAGAGGGGGAGTTTGGTGAACGGGCGCATGGCTTTGCGTAGATAAAAAGAGGGTTTGTCAGTCAGAGCAGCGATTCGGGCGGCCAGGATGCCGCGGCCTCGTCTACGAACGTGGGCCGCATGTCGGTGTGTTGGCGGGAATGCTCTATACGGCGGTGAAGGGCGTCCATGAAGACCTTGACCTTGGCGGGCATCAGGCGGCGGCCCGGGAAGACGGCGTACACGCGCATCGGCGGAGATTGGAATCCCGTCAGCACCTCCTGTAGCGCGCCCGAAGCGATCAGGTCGGTGGCAAACACGGAGGTGATGCGGGCGACACCCAGGCCAGCGATGGCCGCCTGCATCCGCAATTCGCTGTTGGAGGTGCGCATGCGGAAGTCGAGCGGCAGGTTGATTGTCTCGCCGCCGGGCGTGCGGAACTGCCATTCAGCTTCATTCGAAGTGCCGAGACAAGGCCAATCGGTGAGTTGGTCCGGGTGCGTTAGCGGCCCAAGGCGCTCCAGCAGTTGCGGAGCGACGACCACCGCGCGGCGCAGATCGAAGACGCGCTGGGCCACGAGGCCGGAATCGGGCAATGGGCCGCGCGGCACGGTCAACATGATGTCGTAGCCCTGTGCGAGCGGATCGATCTGACGTGGCGCGACATCCACTTCGATACGCAAGCCGGTGTGTTCGCGCATGACTTCCAGCACCACCTCGGCGAGCTGCTTGGCGGCAAATTCGTACGGCATGGCAATGCGCAATGTGCCGGCGGGCGATTGGAACGTTGCTGCGGCGTCTTCCGAGACTTCGCGCAGCCGCTGGAACAATGGGCCGGCATCGCGCAGCAGGGCTTCACCGGCATCGGTCAGCCGCAGGCGGCGCGTGCTGCGCTCGAACAGGCGTACGCCCATCTTCCCCTCCAGCCGCGACACCGCTGTGCTGACCGAAGACTTGGGCAACCCCAGCCGATCGGCCGCGCGCGTGAAGCTGCCCAGCGTGGCCACGGTGCAGAAAGTGTCCCAGTCGTTCCAGTCCGTCGTTCGCATAGTTGAACAATGAATTTGTCGGCAGGCGATTTCCGCCGGTTTCGAGGCAAATTACCATCCCTGCATGAACACGCCAAGCACAGACCACACGGTTTCCCCGCCGCCCCCACCGCGCAACCCGGCCGCCGAATCGACCGTCGGCAGCCGGATGGAACTGCGCATGGTCGGGATGGTGATTGGCTTGGCAACGGGCGTGGACTACATGTCCAACCTGATGTTTTCGATTGCGGGGCCGCATATCGAAGGCGGGGTGCTGGCGTCCCAGGATGTGTATCTCTGGGCCGTGACGGCGTATGCGGCGGCGGCCAGTCTGTCGATTCTGGTGATGGGCCGGCTGGCTGATCACATGACGTACCGCAGGCACACGCTGCTGTCGCTGCTGGTGTTCATTGCGGGCACGCTGATGTGCGTCGCCGCCGAGGGCGGCACGATGCTGATCGTTGGGCGGGCGGTGCAGGGGTTTGGCGGCGGCCCGATGCTGTCGACTTCGCGCATTTTTGTGCAGCACAGCCCCGCGCACGAACGCCGCACGATGATGAAGGGCATGATCTACGGCATCTTCGGTCTGAGCTGCGTGTCGCCGATGCTTTCGGCAGCGCTCACGGAGCAATTCGGCTGGCGCGCCATCTTCGTCGGGCAACTGCTGGTGGCCGTGGTGGTATGCGGGCTGGTCGCGGCGTTCTATCCGCACCCGAAGGTGCACGAACGCAAGGGAGATTTCGCCTCGCTCGACTGGCCCGCAGCCATCGCATTTGGGCTGGCGGCGCTGATTGCGCTGCACGGCTTCCAGCAGGCGCGCTTTGTCCACCCCGACGGCTCGCCCGCGCAGGTGGTGCCGATCATTGCCGTAGTGGCCCTCATCATCTGGGTCGGCATTCGCCAGACGGCCCACCCATTGCCGTGGGTTGACCTGCGGGCCACGCTGCAGCGGCGCTTCATGATGGGCATGGTGTTCTACGCCATCTATTACATGTTTGCGAGCGCCTGGGGCTTTCTTTCGTCGAGCCTGCTGCAGAACGGTCTGGGCTTTCGCTACGAGACCACCGCGCAGTTGATGAGCCTGGGCGGGCTGGTGACGGTGGTGCTTGGTATCCTGAACTTTCAATTGACGAACGTGTTGCCGACCAAGCGCGTGCTGATCTCCATCGGCTTTGTGCTGATGGCAACGGCCTTGCTGTGGATGTCGCGCGTGGCCATGCCGGGCGCCTCGGTGGCGGCGGTGGTGCCGGGCTTCATGATCGAAGGCATGGTGGGGATGTTTGTGGTGATCCAGGTGGCGGGGCTGACTTACGTGGATTTGCCGGCCAAGGATTTCGGCCATGCCTACCAGTTCAAGGGAATCATGCGGGCGTGGGCGCAGGCCTTTGGGACGATGGGGGCAACATTGTTGCTGCAGAGCGGACAGGCGCAGCA
This window contains:
- a CDS encoding xanthine dehydrogenase family protein molybdopterin-binding subunit, which gives rise to MNAPAEPNNHLIGASVKRKEDFRFLTGAGQYTDDVVQAHQSYAVFLRSPYAHARIKHINTDAARNHPGVLAVLTGDDLAADKVNGLPCGWLIHSIDGTPMKEPPHPVLAQGKVRHVGDQVALVVAESVKIAKDAVEMIDVEYDELPAVVDTATADTAGTAVHDDVPNNTCYTWGHGDKAATDAAFARAAHVTRLDIVNNRLIPNAIEPRAVNASYSRQDDSYTLYVANQNPHVERLLMSAFVLGLTEAKVRVIAPDVGGGFGSKIFLYPEDVALTWASKKVGRPIKWTAERSESFLTDAHGRDHVTHAELALDAQGNFLAMRVHTTANMGAYLSTFASSVPTILYATLLAGQYKTPAIYAEVKAVFTNTAPVDAYRGAGRPEATYVVERLVETAAHELQIDPAELRRRNFIRTFPYATPVGLTYDTGDYEPCLDRAIELADVKGFAARRDASRAKGRLRGMGYSCYIEACGLAPSNIAGALGARAGLFEAGEIRVHPTGSVTVFTGSHSHGQGHETTFAQVVADRLGVPIDNIEIVHGDTGRIPFGMGTYGSRSIAVGGSAIMKALDKIEAKAKKIAAHLLEASAEDIEFKDGVFRVAGTDRTKTFGEVALTAYVPHNYPLDKLEPGLDENAFYDPTNFTYPAGAYICEVEVDPDTGEVHIDRFVAVDDFGNIINPMIVEGQVHGGLGQGIGQALLEACVYDENGQLLTGSYMDYAMPRANDLPSFTVETAKGTPCTHNPLGVKGCGEAGAIGSPPALINAIVDALAPLGVKDIQMPATPHRVWQTIQAAKA
- a CDS encoding SRPBCC family protein, which encodes MELTQTHLLPVPLQTAWDALNDPAVLQRCIPGCESITAAEAGANPAYDIAMTAAVGPVKARFKGRMELADVAPPRSYTLHFDGQGGAAGFGKGSAQVQLTPEGPTVTRLSYTATAQVGGKLAQIGSRLVDGAARKLADEFFQRFAAEFGPTDSAGVDGHATPVDDMPATQAIPDLAAGQLQAHGAPPGHAPDVSPALQPRNPWPWIIVAVVAVAAAYLFLHHGA
- a CDS encoding vWA domain-containing protein, translating into MQATEPTQCPMLARNVTHFVRLLRNAGMPLAPSRAVDAIEALSHIDIGRRDEVKAALSALLVSHPDERPLFDAAFNVFWRDPDWEGKLRALLLPKVRGGIPAARSNRLADALRAQPSTHLPPGPTPDGERHDIVAPLAFSANEALRTRDFDTLNAAEWRTLQHMIRRRRVHLAQERTRRLKAASRGRHPDLRATARQAVRAGGEWTGWKYRQPVDRTPPLVLLLDISGSMSRYSRAVLYYCHALVQSRERIQAFLFGTRLTNVSRQLRERDPDVAVQAIAQLVPDWSGGTRIGAALAEFNRQWARRTLSGRATVLLVTDGLDHEHIDVLDTEMARLARFAHRIVWLNPLLRFAGFEPRARGVRAILPHVDVMVPAHHFDSLAALEHELARPEFSKQRARPKSCPSRPARYRTASRIWKSCGAKTSSCARARRWCPKRYPL
- a CDS encoding AAA family ATPase, producing MPVDSIDDCIAQLQGQGYFASRELATALFLALRMQRPLFLEGEPGVGKTELAKAAAGLLGTSLLRLQCYEGLDTASALYEWDYPRQIMALRLAEAAGEKPRADTLYRDEFLLKRPLLQALLPDPLHAETPRVLLIDEIDRADEPFEAFLLELLSDFQVSIPEFGTVRAQVIPLVIMTSNRTREVHDALKRRCLYQWIGYPDKARELQIVAQRAPETAARLQQRAVDFVHRLRGIDLFKAPGIAEAIDWCRALAALNVTELDPQSVQDTLGVLLKYQDDLARVDMPTIEQLLAAPALPE
- a CDS encoding FAD binding domain-containing protein → MYDFEYQKATDAQTAVTALKTHADAKYLGGGQSLLAAMKLRLAQPSTLVDVTRIPGMSGIRTQPGVITVGAATRHADVADSADIARMLPALGELAGGIGDRQVRAMGTLGGSLANNDPAACYPAAVLGLNATVVTERRNIAADDFFLGMYETALAADELITEVQFPVPDQAAYVKFRNPASRFALVGVFISRKGNNVRVAVTGAAPSVFRCTPLEQALAASFTSEAARKVVVPADDLVGDLHAPPEYRAHLIPVLAARAVEQALAHHH
- a CDS encoding XdhC family protein codes for the protein MDSVDLEVLKTSVRWLEQGRRVLLVTVVKTWGSSPRPEGAMLALRDDGVVIGSVSGGCIEDDLIDRVRREGLHYTKPEAVKYGISAEEAHRFGLPCGGTLQLVLEPLNASSGIDALLRAVEAGQLVARTLDMATGAATLQHATVTDGLQFDEARLVTIHGPRYRMLVIGAGQLSRYLCQIAVGLDYQITVCDPREEYSEEWSIPGVAMVRTMPDDTVMAMKLDERCAVIALTHDPKLDDLALMEALKTPAFYVGALGSRRNNANRRERLKEFDLSDAELARLHGPVGIYIGSRTPPEIAISILAEVTAAKNGVSLPTILQVEGAKAAREIAANAASSCAVPQS
- a CDS encoding (2Fe-2S)-binding protein; its protein translation is MAISLKLSVNGAPVTVSVEPHTLLVQLLREHLRLTGTHVGCDTAQCGACTVHMNGRAVKSCNILAVQADGAEVTTIEGLSKDGALHPMQEAFRQCHGLQCGFCTPGMVMAATALVAQHPHPDEHTVREQLDGNLCRCTGYHNIVRAVMHGAEAMAEAQGDDASLQSLAAARAHAA